Proteins encoded together in one Chitinophaga sp. LS1 window:
- a CDS encoding bifunctional 4-hydroxy-2-oxoglutarate aldolase/2-dehydro-3-deoxy-phosphogluconate aldolase encodes MAIAASTIVSAFEKSKIIPVFYHDDEATCIQVMTACYAAGIRVFEFTNRGEHARRNFAAMRDKKLVEMPDLYLGIGTIKNAEEAKAFAGAGADFIISPITDVSIADACKEADIVWVPGCMTPSEIATAEKTGARFVKLFPGSLLGPDYVTAIKPLFPDMKFMPTGGVAPTKESIQTWLNAGVVCVGMGSNLLNKDLIAKQDWDALKTQLSKVVDIVKSL; translated from the coding sequence ATGGCAATAGCCGCATCTACCATAGTCTCAGCTTTCGAGAAAAGCAAGATCATCCCGGTGTTTTATCATGATGATGAAGCCACTTGTATTCAGGTCATGACCGCTTGTTATGCCGCTGGCATCCGTGTGTTTGAATTCACTAACAGGGGAGAACATGCACGTCGCAACTTTGCTGCTATGCGTGATAAAAAACTGGTAGAAATGCCTGATCTGTACCTGGGCATTGGTACCATTAAGAATGCAGAAGAAGCAAAGGCATTTGCAGGTGCCGGTGCTGATTTCATCATCAGTCCGATTACTGATGTAAGTATTGCAGATGCCTGCAAAGAAGCAGACATTGTATGGGTACCGGGTTGTATGACACCTTCCGAAATAGCTACCGCCGAAAAAACAGGTGCACGTTTCGTAAAACTGTTTCCGGGTAGTCTGTTAGGCCCTGATTATGTCACTGCCATCAAGCCGCTTTTTCCTGACATGAAATTTATGCCGACAGGTGGAGTCGCACCCACCAAAGAAAGTATACAAACCTGGCTGAATGCAGGCGTGGTATGTGTCGGCATGGGTTCAAACTTATTGAACAAAGACCTGATTGCGAAACAGGATTGGGATGCCCTCAAGACCCAATTGTCCAAAGTAGTTGACATCGTAAAAAGTCTGTAA
- a CDS encoding sugar kinase, protein MKPVKVISFGEILLRLSPQWEQHNAALYVGGAEANVAAALAKWGTSVAYISRMPDNGIAHEVEQQLQHLGVTTDRMIRGGDRIGIYYLEQGKDLKNAGVVYDRKYSSFSQLQPGTVDWDSLLGDAEWFHWSALTPALNEDTAIICKEVLEAATRKGLFISTDLNYRSRLWQYGKQPFAVMPELVAYCDLVMGNIWAAHTMLDTNLNTVALEANSREVYLQQAHEVALEITEKFPRCKQVAFTYRFSHAPIHNLYYATWYDNGTLSVSKQYETSEVVDRVGSGDSFMAGLIHARLSGMDAQETISFAAAAAWSKLFLKGDFNLTDKADILKLI, encoded by the coding sequence ATGAAACCAGTTAAAGTCATTTCCTTTGGAGAAATATTGCTCCGCCTGTCACCACAATGGGAACAGCACAATGCTGCCCTCTATGTAGGAGGTGCGGAAGCCAATGTAGCAGCGGCCCTGGCTAAATGGGGCACATCTGTTGCTTATATCAGCCGTATGCCAGACAATGGTATCGCGCATGAAGTAGAACAACAATTGCAGCATTTAGGTGTCACTACCGATCGTATGATAAGAGGTGGAGACCGCATCGGTATCTATTACCTCGAGCAGGGGAAGGACCTGAAAAATGCAGGCGTGGTATACGACCGTAAATATTCTTCCTTTAGCCAGTTACAACCGGGAACGGTAGATTGGGACAGCCTTTTAGGTGATGCAGAATGGTTCCACTGGAGTGCCCTCACACCCGCCCTGAATGAAGATACCGCCATCATTTGCAAAGAAGTACTGGAAGCTGCTACCCGCAAAGGATTATTCATCTCTACAGATCTCAACTACCGTAGCAGACTATGGCAATATGGAAAACAACCATTCGCTGTCATGCCTGAACTGGTAGCATATTGTGACCTGGTGATGGGCAATATCTGGGCGGCACACACCATGTTGGATACAAACCTGAATACCGTAGCACTGGAAGCCAACAGCAGGGAAGTATACCTGCAACAGGCACATGAAGTCGCCCTGGAAATTACAGAGAAGTTCCCCCGTTGCAAACAAGTGGCATTTACCTATCGTTTCTCGCATGCACCTATCCATAATCTGTATTACGCTACCTGGTATGACAATGGTACACTGAGTGTATCCAAACAATACGAAACCAGTGAAGTGGTAGACAGAGTAGGGAGTGGTGATAGTTTCATGGCAGGATTAATTCATGCCCGTTTAAGTGGTATGGATGCACAGGAAACCATTTCATTTGCCGCAGCCGCAGCATGGTCAAAACTCTTCCTGAAAGGAGATTTTAATTTAACAGACAAAGCAGATATCCTAAAACTGATTTAA
- the uxaC gene encoding glucuronate isomerase, whose product MKAFMDADFLLKTETARRLFHDYAKEMPIIDYHNHLPPDEIANNRQFESLTAIWLKGDHYKWRAMRANGVAEQFVTGDADDLTKFKHWAATVPYTMRNPLYHWTHMELQNPFGVKQLLDASNADWVYNHCNEQLPHWRTQTLLKHFKVTTLCTTDDPCDNLEHHTMIRQSGFDIRVLPTFRPDKAIAVEDAQAFNAYADKLGMIANMPTGSYHQFMEALRSRHDYFHEAGGRLSDHGISTFYNTAFTATELETIYAKLRAGKEISTAEALQFKTGTLHLICEWNHERGWVQQFHVGAIRNNNSRLVQQIGADAGVDSIGDWQVAIAMSGFLDGLDKKNKLAKTVVYNLNPSYNEVFATMAGNFQDGTVPGKMQFGSGWWFLDQKDGMEKQMNTLSNMGLLSRFVGMLTDSRSFLSWSRHEYFRRILCNLLGDDVENGELPGDINWLGKMVQDICYNNARSYFGF is encoded by the coding sequence ATGAAGGCTTTTATGGATGCTGATTTCCTGTTGAAAACGGAAACAGCTAGGCGGTTATTCCACGATTATGCAAAAGAGATGCCTATCATCGATTATCATAATCACTTACCACCTGATGAAATAGCAAATAACCGGCAGTTTGAAAGCCTTACAGCCATCTGGCTCAAAGGCGATCATTACAAATGGAGAGCCATGCGTGCAAACGGTGTAGCAGAGCAATTCGTGACCGGTGATGCCGATGACCTGACCAAATTCAAACACTGGGCAGCCACCGTACCTTATACCATGCGCAATCCCCTGTACCACTGGACCCATATGGAGTTGCAAAACCCCTTTGGTGTAAAGCAGTTACTGGATGCTTCCAATGCTGACTGGGTGTACAACCATTGCAATGAACAACTCCCACACTGGCGTACACAGACCCTGCTCAAACATTTCAAAGTAACGACGCTCTGCACTACAGATGATCCATGTGATAACCTGGAGCATCATACAATGATCAGACAATCTGGTTTCGACATTCGTGTATTGCCTACTTTCCGCCCCGATAAGGCGATAGCGGTAGAAGATGCACAAGCATTCAACGCCTACGCAGATAAGCTGGGAATGATAGCTAATATGCCCACAGGCAGCTATCACCAGTTTATGGAAGCATTGCGCAGCAGACATGATTATTTTCATGAAGCCGGCGGCCGCCTCTCTGATCATGGTATCAGTACATTTTACAACACGGCATTTACGGCCACTGAACTCGAAACCATCTACGCCAAACTGAGAGCAGGCAAAGAAATCAGCACAGCAGAAGCCTTACAATTCAAAACCGGTACCCTCCACCTGATCTGTGAATGGAATCATGAAAGAGGTTGGGTACAGCAATTTCACGTAGGGGCGATCCGGAATAACAACAGCCGTCTCGTACAGCAAATTGGCGCTGATGCAGGAGTTGATTCCATCGGTGACTGGCAGGTAGCTATCGCGATGTCCGGTTTCCTGGATGGCCTTGACAAGAAAAATAAATTAGCTAAAACTGTCGTATACAACCTGAACCCTTCTTATAACGAAGTGTTTGCGACCATGGCTGGCAATTTCCAGGATGGCACAGTACCTGGAAAAATGCAATTTGGCTCCGGCTGGTGGTTCCTGGATCAGAAAGATGGCATGGAAAAACAAATGAACACCCTGAGCAATATGGGCCTGCTAAGTCGTTTTGTAGGTATGCTCACAGATTCAAGAAGTTTCCTTTCCTGGTCACGTCATGAATATTTTCGCCGTATTTTGTGTAACCTCCTGGGTGATGATGTGGAAAACGGAGAGTTGCCTGGTGATATCAACTGGTTAGGAAAAATGGTGCAGGATATTTGTTATAATAATGCCAGATCGTATTTTGGATTTTAG
- a CDS encoding tagaturonate reductase, with product MLPTLNKAYLLQHPELGVTERYFTFPEKILQFGTGVLLRGLVDYLVDKANKAGQFEGRIVVVKSTDGETTEFTSQDNLFTTHIKGVAQGELVDQQLINASISRVLQSNAEWNEILKTVHQPALQIIISNTTEVGIQYVPEKIEGIVPVSYPGKLLAVLWERYQCFKGASHTGFVIVPTELVVNNGNLLKDIVLKLAAYNDMPAEFQTWIAANNSFCNSLVDRIVPGKPKELPPAGYTDQLWINAEPFLLWAIEGDAPIAQILNFHKADARMLITSDITPYREQKLRILNGSHTVSVPLGYLRGLNTVYECMEDPYMRAFFRTVVIDEMLPTIKDTCPQAPLFAEDVLDRFANPSIAHKLLSITFQESSKMNARNVRTFVRYYEQQGKVPPAMCQGFAAMILFLRPAKQENGQYFGVRGTEYYQITDDRAAIFAGYWQQYTDIPQLVKAISADTTLWEADLSALSGFTTAVAGHLQEMLENQAALIK from the coding sequence ATGTTACCAACATTAAATAAAGCATATTTACTGCAACACCCGGAATTGGGTGTCACCGAGCGCTACTTTACCTTCCCGGAGAAGATCCTCCAGTTCGGTACCGGCGTGCTTTTACGTGGCCTCGTCGACTACCTCGTTGACAAAGCCAACAAAGCCGGCCAGTTCGAAGGAAGAATCGTAGTCGTAAAATCCACGGACGGAGAAACTACCGAATTTACTTCACAAGACAATCTCTTCACTACCCACATCAAGGGCGTAGCCCAGGGGGAATTGGTAGATCAACAGCTAATAAACGCTTCTATTAGCCGTGTTTTGCAATCGAATGCAGAATGGAACGAAATACTAAAAACCGTCCACCAGCCTGCATTACAGATTATTATCTCCAACACCACCGAAGTCGGCATTCAGTACGTTCCTGAAAAGATTGAAGGCATTGTCCCGGTATCCTACCCCGGCAAGTTACTGGCCGTACTCTGGGAGCGCTATCAGTGTTTCAAAGGCGCCTCCCATACCGGTTTTGTGATCGTACCTACCGAATTAGTGGTGAACAATGGAAACTTATTAAAAGACATCGTCCTGAAACTGGCTGCTTACAATGACATGCCAGCTGAATTCCAGACCTGGATCGCGGCCAATAACAGCTTCTGCAACTCCCTGGTGGACAGGATCGTTCCCGGCAAACCAAAAGAACTGCCACCTGCAGGGTATACGGACCAACTCTGGATCAATGCAGAACCTTTCCTGCTCTGGGCCATCGAAGGCGATGCTCCCATCGCCCAAATCCTCAATTTCCACAAGGCCGATGCCCGCATGCTCATTACTTCTGATATCACACCTTACAGAGAGCAGAAGTTGCGCATCCTGAATGGTAGTCATACCGTTTCAGTGCCATTAGGTTACCTGAGAGGGCTGAATACCGTGTATGAATGTATGGAAGACCCTTACATGCGTGCATTTTTCAGAACAGTGGTCATCGACGAAATGCTGCCTACAATTAAAGATACCTGCCCACAGGCGCCATTATTTGCAGAAGATGTGCTGGACAGATTTGCCAATCCATCTATTGCACATAAGCTACTGAGCATTACCTTTCAGGAGAGCAGTAAGATGAATGCCCGCAACGTGCGCACTTTTGTAAGGTATTATGAGCAGCAGGGCAAAGTACCACCCGCTATGTGTCAGGGTTTTGCCGCCATGATCCTGTTCCTTCGCCCGGCGAAGCAGGAAAATGGCCAGTACTTTGGTGTAAGAGGTACAGAATATTATCAGATCACCGACGACCGCGCAGCCATCTTTGCCGGTTATTGGCAACAGTATACCGATATTCCACAACTGGTAAAAGCCATCAGTGCCGATACCACATTGTGGGAAGCTGACCTGTCAGCATTGTCCGGGTTCACAACAGCAGTGGCAGGACATTTACAGGAAATGTTGGAGAATCAAGCAGCGTTAATTAAGTAA
- the mnmA gene encoding tRNA 2-thiouridine(34) synthase MnmA, translated as MSRHGKVLVAMSGGIDSTVTALMLHEQGYEVVGITMKTWDYASAGSSKKETGCCNLDSFNDARAAAVHHGFPHFVLDIREEFGDYVINNFVEEYMAGRTPNPCVLCNTHIKWRALMKRADAMDCAFIATGHYAKIREENNRWVLSKGLDELKDQSYVLWGLEQDVLARTILPLGQYRKTEIRQMAEDFGYPELAKKAESYEICFVPDNDYRGFLKRRVDGLEEQVNGGNFVLSDGTIVGHHKGYPFYTIGQRKGLDIALGRPIYVTEIIPETNTVVLGDEEELNRTETLVAGINYIKYDHIPEGMEAITKIRYKDKGALSNLYNVDGKVKVNFYGNVKGIAPGQSAVFYEGDDVIAGGIIQRSL; from the coding sequence ATGAGCAGACATGGCAAAGTGCTGGTAGCAATGAGCGGCGGTATTGATAGTACCGTGACCGCCCTGATGCTACACGAGCAGGGTTATGAAGTGGTGGGTATCACCATGAAAACCTGGGATTACGCTTCTGCCGGCTCCAGTAAGAAAGAAACCGGGTGTTGTAACCTGGATTCTTTTAATGACGCACGGGCTGCGGCTGTACATCACGGCTTCCCCCACTTCGTCCTGGACATCCGGGAAGAATTTGGCGACTACGTCATCAACAACTTCGTCGAGGAATATATGGCTGGACGCACGCCGAACCCGTGCGTGCTGTGCAATACGCATATAAAATGGCGGGCGCTCATGAAACGGGCAGATGCGATGGATTGTGCTTTTATTGCTACAGGGCATTACGCAAAAATTCGTGAAGAGAATAATCGTTGGGTGCTGAGTAAAGGGCTGGATGAGCTGAAGGACCAGAGTTATGTACTTTGGGGATTGGAGCAGGATGTATTGGCACGGACTATTTTGCCTTTAGGTCAATACAGGAAGACCGAGATCCGCCAGATGGCGGAAGATTTCGGGTATCCTGAACTGGCGAAAAAGGCGGAGAGCTATGAGATCTGTTTTGTACCGGATAATGACTATCGTGGGTTCCTGAAACGTCGTGTGGATGGATTGGAAGAACAGGTGAATGGTGGCAACTTTGTATTGAGTGATGGTACGATTGTAGGACACCATAAAGGGTATCCTTTTTATACCATTGGTCAGCGTAAAGGGTTGGATATTGCACTGGGAAGGCCGATCTATGTGACGGAGATTATACCAGAAACGAATACCGTTGTGTTGGGCGATGAGGAAGAGTTGAATAGAACGGAGACCCTGGTAGCGGGGATTAATTATATTAAGTACGATCATATTCCGGAAGGAATGGAGGCGATCACCAAGATCCGGTATAAGGATAAGGGAGCGCTGAGTAATTTGTATAATGTAGATGGAAAAGTGAAGGTGAACTTTTATGGAAATGTGAAGGGGATTGCACCGGGACAATCGGCAGTATTTTATGAGGGGGATGATGTGATTGCCGGAGGTATTATACAGCGAAGTCTATAA
- a CDS encoding RsmB/NOP family class I SAM-dependent RNA methyltransferase, which translates to MTRWENYLAAAEKVIAEYDGGLPLHHFLKGFFKQHPYMGSRDRRHISQLVYAYYRLGYLYKEEMSVQERIQIGLHLCKAEESENFAIPAPADIPLDNIFPFKAALSPDIDPVGFSRSFLKQPFLFIRTRKGKQEAIKKLLQRAEITFEEWGPTTLALPNSTKIDTIVTDKSWYEIQDASSQQVGHLFHPKPGEQWWDSCAASGGKSILLFDQEPKVKLMVSDVRPSIISNLHMRFKEAGIRDYTSMVMDLTAPIALERRFDNIILDAPCSGSGTWGRTPENLSFFREEQIKEYQQLQQTIAGNVVKLLKPGGSLIYITCSVFRQENEDVVAHVENTTGLKKQEGGVIAGYEKGADSMFAVRLA; encoded by the coding sequence ATGACCCGATGGGAGAATTATTTAGCGGCTGCTGAAAAAGTGATAGCGGAATATGATGGAGGATTGCCTTTGCATCATTTCCTGAAAGGTTTTTTTAAGCAGCATCCTTATATGGGAAGCCGCGATAGACGGCATATTTCACAACTGGTGTATGCTTATTACCGGTTGGGTTATCTGTATAAAGAGGAAATGTCCGTACAGGAAAGGATCCAGATTGGTTTGCATTTATGCAAGGCAGAGGAATCGGAAAACTTCGCCATTCCAGCTCCTGCAGATATACCTTTGGATAATATCTTTCCCTTTAAAGCCGCGCTTTCTCCCGATATAGATCCTGTCGGTTTTTCCCGGTCATTTCTGAAGCAGCCGTTTTTATTTATTCGTACCCGCAAAGGCAAACAGGAAGCAATAAAAAAGCTGCTGCAACGGGCAGAGATCACATTCGAAGAATGGGGACCAACCACCCTCGCATTGCCAAACAGCACAAAGATCGATACGATCGTCACCGATAAAAGCTGGTACGAAATCCAGGATGCTTCCTCCCAACAGGTAGGTCATCTCTTCCATCCAAAACCGGGTGAACAATGGTGGGATAGCTGTGCGGCCAGCGGAGGGAAATCCATCTTATTATTTGATCAGGAACCAAAGGTAAAACTCATGGTAAGCGATGTGCGCCCCTCCATTATTTCAAATCTGCACATGCGCTTCAAAGAAGCAGGTATCAGGGATTACACCAGTATGGTCATGGACCTGACAGCCCCTATCGCCCTCGAACGTCGCTTCGATAATATCATTTTAGATGCACCTTGTTCCGGCTCCGGTACGTGGGGACGTACACCAGAAAACCTCTCTTTCTTCAGGGAGGAACAGATCAAAGAATACCAACAATTACAACAAACTATCGCAGGCAACGTAGTGAAACTATTGAAGCCGGGTGGATCATTAATTTATATCACCTGCTCTGTATTCCGTCAGGAAAATGAAGATGTCGTCGCTCATGTAGAAAATACGACAGGCTTGAAAAAGCAGGAGGGAGGTGTCATTGCCGGCTATGAAAAAGGCGCTGACAGCATGTTTGCTGTGCGCCTGGCATAA
- the odhB gene encoding 2-oxoglutarate dehydrogenase complex dihydrolipoyllysine-residue succinyltransferase, whose translation MAIEIKVPTVGESISEVTIAKWLKKDGDYVQQDEVICEMESEKATFELNAEKAGILKIAAPEGATLKIGDVACTIDTDAAAPAATAPAAAAAPAPEAPAAPVAEAAPAAPAVNKGTIEMKVPTVGESISEVTLIKWIKKEGEYVERDEVICELESEKATFELNAEEAGALITLGKEGDVLKVGDPIAKIDTSVGRPAGKAQPAAATTAPQAAPQVQNAPVTAIPNDVKTTPVAAAVIADSHVDPATIKGTGAHGKIKKGDVLAALQNPGVALDQELFTRGERREKMSNLRKTVSRRLVEAKNTTAMLTTFNEVDMTNIMELRAKYKEVFKKQHEVNLGFMSFFTKACCFALKEFPAVNGYIDGEELVYHEYCDVSIAVSAPKGLVVPVIRNAESLDMAQIEKKVVELATKARDSKLTMDEMTGGTFTITNGGVFGSLMSTPIINIPQSAILGMHKIQDRPMAVNGQVVIRPMMYIALSYDHRIIDGRESVSFLVRVKEMLENPEQLLFGKDPLKALLKL comes from the coding sequence ATGGCTATCGAAATCAAAGTTCCTACGGTAGGAGAATCTATTAGCGAGGTAACAATTGCAAAGTGGTTGAAGAAAGACGGTGATTATGTGCAACAGGATGAAGTGATCTGTGAAATGGAATCTGAAAAAGCCACCTTTGAATTAAACGCAGAGAAGGCAGGTATCCTGAAGATAGCTGCTCCTGAAGGTGCTACATTGAAAATTGGAGATGTGGCCTGTACAATTGATACAGATGCGGCTGCCCCTGCGGCAACTGCACCAGCTGCTGCGGCAGCGCCGGCTCCTGAAGCCCCTGCGGCACCTGTAGCGGAAGCTGCACCTGCTGCTCCGGCTGTAAATAAAGGAACGATTGAGATGAAGGTGCCAACTGTGGGAGAATCTATCAGTGAGGTTACTTTGATCAAATGGATAAAGAAAGAAGGTGAATACGTAGAGCGTGATGAAGTGATCTGCGAACTGGAATCAGAGAAAGCTACTTTCGAACTGAATGCAGAAGAAGCTGGTGCACTGATCACCCTGGGTAAAGAAGGCGATGTACTGAAAGTAGGCGATCCTATCGCTAAGATCGATACCAGCGTAGGCCGTCCTGCAGGTAAAGCACAACCAGCTGCTGCAACAACAGCGCCACAAGCTGCACCACAAGTACAGAATGCACCTGTCACCGCTATTCCTAACGATGTGAAAACTACACCTGTAGCTGCTGCTGTTATCGCTGACTCTCATGTAGATCCGGCTACCATCAAAGGTACCGGCGCTCATGGCAAGATCAAGAAAGGCGACGTACTGGCTGCATTACAGAACCCAGGCGTAGCACTGGATCAGGAACTGTTCACCCGCGGCGAACGTCGTGAAAAGATGAGCAACCTGCGTAAGACAGTTTCCCGCCGTCTGGTAGAAGCTAAGAACACTACTGCCATGCTCACCACTTTCAACGAAGTGGACATGACTAACATCATGGAGCTGCGCGCTAAATACAAAGAAGTGTTCAAGAAACAACATGAGGTGAACCTGGGCTTTATGAGCTTCTTCACCAAAGCTTGTTGCTTTGCACTGAAAGAATTCCCTGCTGTAAATGGTTACATCGATGGGGAAGAACTGGTGTACCACGAATACTGTGATGTATCTATCGCAGTTTCTGCACCTAAGGGTCTGGTTGTACCGGTTATCCGCAATGCAGAGAGCCTGGATATGGCACAGATCGAGAAAAAAGTAGTGGAACTGGCTACCAAAGCACGCGATAGCAAACTGACAATGGATGAAATGACCGGTGGTACCTTCACCATCACCAATGGTGGTGTGTTTGGTTCTCTCATGAGTACACCAATCATCAACATTCCTCAGTCTGCAATCCTGGGTATGCACAAAATCCAGGATCGCCCAATGGCAGTGAACGGTCAGGTAGTAATCCGTCCGATGATGTACATTGCGCTGAGCTACGATCACCGTATCATCGATGGTCGTGAGTCTGTAAGCTTCCTGGTACGTGTCAAGGAAATGCTGGAAAATCCAGAACAACTGCTGTTCGGTAAAGATCCACTGAAAGCATTACTGAAACTCTAA